A window of Sphingobacterium kitahiroshimense genomic DNA:
TTTGATATTTCATCATTAACGCAAACGGAAATACAAAGTTATTTGCACGCTGCCATTGCACCCCGCCCGATATGCTTCGCATCCACTATTGATAAAAACGGTAAGATTAATTTAAGTCCGTTTAGTTTTTTTAATGTTGTCAGTATGAATCCTCCGATATGCGTTTTTTCGGTTACAAGCAGGGCGCGGGATAATAGTTCTAAACATACGCTTGAAAACATTTTGGAAATACCTGAATGTGTGATTAATATTGTGAGCTATAATATGGTTCAACAGACCTATCTAACAAGCACCGACTATCCAAAAGAGGTAAATGAGTTTTCGAAAGCAGGGTTTACTGAATTGCCTTCAGAAACGGTAAAACCACCCAGAGTAGCAGAATCTAACATTCAATTGGAATGTGTTGTGAATGATGTAATATCTTTAGGGAAAAACGGAGGAGCAGGTAATTTGATTATTGCTGAGGTAAAACGCATTCATATCAATGAAGATATTTTGGATGATAATGGTAAATTAGACCCTCATAAAATGGATCTTGTGGCTCGTTTAGGTGGTGATTGGTATTGTAGGGTAACCAGCGACAGTTTATTTAAAATAGCCAAACCCATAGATAATGGAGGAGTAGGTATCGGTATAGATGCTTTTCCTCAACAGGTTAAAAACTCCAGCGTATTAACCGGGAATAATTTGGGTTTATTGGCACTTGTTAAATCGCTGCCTTCAGATGAGGAGGTAGAAGCCTTTAGTAAAACTGATGAAGTAAAGAGCTGCTTAATACCAATATCAAGAATCGCACGATGCTCCTGCAATTAAAAGCTCAGCAATTGTTAGATAATGGACGTGTAATGGATCCATGGAAAGTGCTGCTGATGTAGCCAAAATGGCTTTTCATTTCCATTTTAAAATGCTATCATTACAATTATTAATGTTCTTAACTTACACTGTCGAATAAGTTATCAACTCCAATCTTAATTATTTAAGATCAATAGGTCCTATGGGTGCCAAAATGGATCCTCAATTTTATGGAAATCAGCTGCAGAGAAAAATTGCAGAGAAGTCTAAGATATGTAACTATTTTATACCCCATGGGCAATTGCCTCCAGGAAATAAAATTTTTAGATAATTATTTATGAATTTTGATATAAGCTTAATAATGGATGCAGGATCTAAACATAAATTAGATCTTGTTAGCGATCTTCATGAAAAATTAAAAATTTTTTTTGAAGGAAGATTTTATGGTTCAGACCTAGAAAGTTATGTTATTGGTTTTACAAGTGTTTTAACTCCTCCAGGTTTTGAGCATCTTTTTAAAGCCAAGAAACCTTTGTATGTTCGTGATAAAACAACAAAAAACAGATTTACAGGAGAGATGCAGAGAATGGTAAAATTATTCATTGATGACATTGTTTTAACTTCTGATGAGTATGAAAGTTTTGTTTCCGGCAACGATTATGATAGTATGGAACTTTTAAAAACTAGAATATTGGAGTCTTTATCAAATTTAGATAAGCTGCCCAAGGCTGTAAAAGATTTTGATAAAGAAAAGTTCAAAATGGACATGAAAGCTTTTTTATATGATTCTGTTTAGATATATGTAATAAGTGGCAAGTAGTACTTTCATTTTTTTTTAATGAAAGTATAAATTTATACCACACGACCAAATACTACTATTTCTACTCCATTGCAAACTTTAATGGAGGCAAGAAAAATAATTCATAAACATATTCCAGTTAAATAGATAGTCATGAATTTGAACATACATGAATTGAATGAGAAATTTAAAGAATTAATCACTAAACCATTTAAATCTACTGAAGATTTAAAATTACAAGAAGAAATAAGAATTGCTTTAGAAAAATCTTTAAGTGAAGAGGAAGCAGAATTAGTGAACGATCTAAATTCAATAGGAATTAAAATAAATTCTGTATGGGACTTGGTTAAAACAAATGAAAGATATCCTGATGCTATTCCAATTCTATTAGATCACCTACAAAAAGACTATCATGAACGAAATATAGAAGGAATAATAAGGGCATTAGCTGTAAAGGAAGCAAAAGGAAAGGCAACTCCCTATTTAATCACTATGTATCACCAAATCCCTAAAGATAAGGATTTATTACGTTGGGCTATTGGCAATACTATAGATATGACAATTACTCAAGATGACGTCAAGAGCATTTTACCGATCGTTCAGGATAAAACAAACAGAACCTCAAGACAGATGTTTGTTTTCGCTTTAAGGAAAATTAAATCTGCAGAAGTGGAAGATGTCCTAATAAATTTGCTTAATGATGATGAAGTAGTTGCTCACGCTTTAATAGCACTTGGAAAAATTAAATCACAAAAAGCAAAAGATAAAATAGCAATATTGACAGATCACCCTAAACCTCTCGTAAGAAAGGAAGCTCAAAAAGCATTAAAAAAAATAATAAAATAAGTTTTGATTCATATGAAGATGACCTGGAGAGATCGACAATGGATAATGATATAATTTTATTTGAACATTTTGAAGCTTACTCAAGTCTGTTCAAATCAGAAGGGCTTGTATCATAGCAGGTACGAGTGTGCTTTGGTTTTTTGAAACGGAAAACATTAGCAACGAAAAGATAATACAGCAGGGGCGGAAAACGGAAAATTCAACATACTGGCTAATTCTGGATTCCCATTGCCACAAAAAAAAATTGTAACAGATACAAGATG
This region includes:
- a CDS encoding flavin reductase family protein: MGLKTFDISSLTQTEIQSYLHAAIAPRPICFASTIDKNGKINLSPFSFFNVVSMNPPICVFSVTSRARDNSSKHTLENILEIPECVINIVSYNMVQQTYLTSTDYPKEVNEFSKAGFTELPSETVKPPRVAESNIQLECVVNDVISLGKNGGAGNLIIAEVKRIHINEDILDDNGKLDPHKMDLVARLGGDWYCRVTSDSLFKIAKPIDNGGVGIGIDAFPQQVKNSSVLTGNNLGLLALVKSLPSDEEVEAFSKTDEVKSCLIPISRIARCSCN
- a CDS encoding HEAT repeat domain-containing protein, with amino-acid sequence MNLNIHELNEKFKELITKPFKSTEDLKLQEEIRIALEKSLSEEEAELVNDLNSIGIKINSVWDLVKTNERYPDAIPILLDHLQKDYHERNIEGIIRALAVKEAKGKATPYLITMYHQIPKDKDLLRWAIGNTIDMTITQDDVKSILPIVQDKTNRTSRQMFVFALRKIKSAEVEDVLINLLNDDEVVAHALIALGKIKSQKAKDKIAILTDHPKPLVRKEAQKALKKIIK